The proteins below are encoded in one region of Ricinus communis isolate WT05 ecotype wild-type chromosome 6, ASM1957865v1, whole genome shotgun sequence:
- the LOC8268884 gene encoding F-box/LRR-repeat protein At2g42720, translating to MASGEQGSVIDDLPDHIVYNILSFFSLKDIARFSTVSRRCRNLCFSVPRLNINLTDSQLMLTERIKMFDFVDRYMIHRRGTNFQSFALSWSFKKGSVTNLLTEDYRVDSWLRQVARCNVEGLKLSITFQESIESFDLPLCFTDCSSLKYLSINLTNGILKLPATGFRFLQVLILSAAQVQQDLVEEMLSSCKCLKRLIIANLNGLESLNLKSTCLEQLFLGITDTRANTLSTINVSACRLNLLRVFWASRRSSNKKKLVVSAPNIIRLTLEGDIDCDYQLCSFDSLEMASVFVQTNPLLLIKNEASIAAQQRCTEILKHVRHSKVLHLSIAFVKLLSAEIFPAIPLRNVHTLYLHVSPDSEGYNVPLIVSFLMSFPNLRHLTFTSHFESAALINTNQLANSIMEAPSYFMEPLASNRLKPIDKLKVVEIELGEGYSHNALELIKCLLKQDKVLEKMTIYYPPEEYYQLSKIIRSIETFSKAHSTAAVYVLPRVRRLFARHVNFFYTPLI from the exons ATGGCATCAGGTGAGCAAGGAAGTGTTATTGATGATCTTCCAGACCATATTGTATATAACATCCTTAGTTTTTTCAGTCTGAAAGACATTGCTCGATTCAGCACCGTGTCCCGAAGATGCAGAAACCTATGTTTTTCAGTTCCACGCCTCAATATAAACCTGACGGATAGCCAACTTATGTTGACAGAACGCATCAAAATGTTTGATTTTGTAGATAGGTATATGATTCACCGCAGAGGTACCAACTTCCAAAGTTTCGCACTTTCTTGGAGTTTTAAGAAGGGTTCTGTCACCAATTTGCTTACAGAGGATTATCGGGTAGACTCATGGCTACGTCAGGTTGCAAGATGCAATGTGGAGGGGCTAAAGCTTTCTATCACTTTCCAAGAAAGCATTGAGAGTTTTGATTTGCCTCTTTGCTTCACTGATTGTAGTTCTTTAAAGTATCTCAGCATAAATTTGACGAATGGTATTCTTAAGTTACCCGCAACTGGTTTCAGGTTCCTGCAAGTATTGATTCTATCTGCTGCTCAGGTACAGCAGGATTTAGTAGAAGAGATGTTGTCATCTTGCAAGTGTTTGAAGAGGTTAATTATTGCGAATCTTAATGGTTTAGAAAGTCTTAACCTCAAAAGTACATGTCTTGAGCAATTGTTCCTAGGAATTACAGATACACGTGCAAATACCCTCTCAACGATCAATGTGTCAGCTTGTAGGCTTAACTTGTTGCGAGTATTTTGGGCTTCCCGTCGAAGCAGcaacaagaagaaattagTAGTTTCTGCTCCAAATATTATCCGTTTGACACTGGAAGGAGATATTGATTGTGACTATCAGTTGTGCAGCTTCGATTCTCTGGAAATGGCTTCAGTTTTTGTTCAAACTAATCCTCTCCTTTTGATCAAGAATGAGGCTTCAATTGCTGCCCAACAGCGTTGCACTGAGATTCTCAAGCATGTTCGTCATTCTAAAGTGCTACATCTGAGTATAGCTTTTGTTAAG CTTCTTTCTGCTGAAATATTCCCAGCAATTCCATTACGGAATGTGCACACCTTGTATCTACACGTCTCTCCTGATTCAGAGGGATACAATGTTCCACTAATTGTCTCCTTTCTCATGTCGTTTCCTAATTTACGGCATCTCACCTTCACATCCCACTTTGAATCAGCAGCTCTCATCAATACTAAC CAGCTGGCCAACTCAATTATGGAAGCGCCTAGTTATTTCATGGAGCCATTGGCATCAAATAGGCTGAAGCCTATTGATAAACTAAAGGTAGTAGAGATTGAGCTTGGAGAAGGGTATAGTCATAATgcattagaattaattaaatgctTGCTTAAGCAGGATAAAGTACTGGAAAAGATGACAATCTACTATCCACCAGAAGAGTATTACCAGCTATCAAAGATTATCAGATCAATAGAAACATTCAGCAAGGCTCATTCTACTGCTGCAGTTTATGTTCTGCCAAGAGTAAGGCGGTTATTCGCCAGACATGTGAACTTCTTCTACACTCCATTAATTTAG
- the LOC107261484 gene encoding uncharacterized protein LOC107261484, translating into MGSSSRDLLNLEHKNLSTTSSLESTLLLCNKKDSASLTKKPPLDGKLITNPVAQSQVLGKAKDFLGVLSEANKRLQQDAKDNSQNYDIEVLTGNESDVIEMDLMLGIADLHTPEALAAAESAINTGRPLAPLDSDSSSETESESTSDDDDDDDDEAASDNDNYVDDIKACSSLKHKTSKFDKNGSSEDVKKNGSKKRPKIVEM; encoded by the exons ATGGGTAGTTCAAGCAGAGACCTTTTGAATTTGGAGCACAAAAATCTCTCCACTACCTCTTCTCTTg aatccACACTTCTTCTTTGTAATAAAAAGGACTCAGCATCTCTTACCAAGAAACCACCGCTTGATGGAAAGCTCATAACTAATCCAGTTGCTCAAAGCCAAG TTCTgggaaaagcaaaagattttCTTGGAGTCCTATCTGAAGCTAATAAGCGGTTGCAGCAAGATGCCAAG gacAATTCTCAGAACTATGATATTGAAGTGCTGACTGGAAATGAATCTGATGTCATTGAAATG GATTTAATGCTGGGTATTGCTGATCTTCATACTCCTGAAGCTTTAGCTGCTGCTGAGTCTGCAATAAATACTGGTCGACCATTGGCTCCTTTGGATTCCGACAGCAGCAGCGAAACAGAATCAGAAAGTAcaagtgatgatgatgatgacgacGACGATGAAGCAGCTAGTGATAACGATAATTATGTTGACGACATTAAAGCATGCTCTTCCTTGAAGCACAAAACATCCAAGTTTGACAAAAATGGTTCAAGTGAagatgttaagaaaaatgggtCCAAAAAGCGGCCAAAAATTGTTGAAATGTGA
- the LOC8268887 gene encoding probable xyloglucan endotransglucosylase/hydrolase protein 10 produces MSNMFKFIVFIELILASLFQISFSSVVSTGDFNKDFFVSWSPSHINTSADGRTRSLELDQESGSGFDSKQMFLFGQFDMQIKLVPGNSAGTVVAFYLASDQPNRDEIDFEFLGTVPGQPYILQTNVYADGFDDREERIILWFDPTLKFHTYSVLWNIYQIVFMVDSIPIRVYRNHADKGVAYPRWQPMSIKGSIWNGENWATRGGKDKIDWSQAPFITSFSNYRIDACIWKGNPRFCRADSSTNWWNKKAYNTLTPIQRRWYKWVRLHHLIYDYCQDKQRFHNILPKECSLPKY; encoded by the exons ATGTCCAACATGTTCAAATTTATAGTGTTCATTGAGCTAATTCTGGCTAGCTTGTTtcaaatttcattttcttctgttGTTTCTACTGGAGATTTCAATAAAGATTTCTTTGTGTCATGGTCTCCTAGCCATATAAACACATCTGCTGATGGCAGGACAAGAAGCTTGGAGCTTGACCAAGAATCTG GATCCGGTTTCGATTCAAAACAGATGTTCTTGTTTGGGCAGTTCGATATGCAAATAAAACTAGTGCCAGGGAATTCAGCAGGCACAGTTGTGGCATTTTAT TTGGCATCAGATCAACCTAATAGAGATGAGATAGATTTTGAGTTTCTTGGCACTGTACCTGGGCAGCCATATATTCTTCAAACCAATGTTTATGCTGATGGATTTGATGACAGAGAAGAAAGGATAATTCTTTGGTTTGATCCAACATTAAAATTCCACACTTATTCTGTCCTGTGGAACATTTATCAAATTGT GTTCATGGTGGATTCCATTCCTATCAGAGTTTACAGAAATCATGCAGACAAAGGAGTAGCATATCCTAGATGGCAGCCAATGAGCATCAAAGGTAGCATATGGAACGGTGAGAATTGGGCAACAAGAGGTGGGAAAGATAAAATTGATTGGTCACAGGCTCCATTCATCACATCATTCAGTAACTACAGAATTGATGCCTGTATTTGGAAGGGAAATCCAAGGTTTTGCAGGGCAGATAGCTCTACAAATTGGTGGAACAAGAAAGCATACAATACTCTCACACCTATTCAAAGAAGGTGGTACAAGTGGGTTAGGTTACACCACTTGATTTATGACTATTGCCAAGATAAGCAGAGATTCCATAATATCCTTCCAAAAGAATGCTCCCTTCCTAAGTATTGA